In Streptomyces chartreusis, the following proteins share a genomic window:
- a CDS encoding MFS transporter yields the protein MSREQRGPNEKLGAVLALAGISNAGLARRVNDLGAQRGLTLRYDKTSVARWVSKGMVPQGAAPHLIAAAIGQKLGRPVPLHEIGLADADPAPEVGLAFPRDVGQAVKSATELYRLDLAGRRAGSGGIWQSLAGSFAVSAYATPASRWLITPADSSVAREVNPSEGSGAPLKVGHSDVQKLREAAEDARRWDSKYGGGDWRSSMVPECLRVEAAPLLLGSYSDEVGRALFGASAELTRLAGWMAFDTGQQEAAQRYYIQALRLARAAADVPLGGYVLASMSLQATYRGFGDEGVDLAQAALERNRGLATARTMSFFRLVEARAHARANDAQAAGAALKAAEGWLERSREGDNDPSWLGFYSYDRFAADAAECYRDLKAPRQVRRFTEQALSKPTEEFVRSHGLRLVVSAVAELESGNLDAACEQGVRAVEVAGRISSARTTEYVKDLLHRLEPYGDEPRVVELRERARPLLMAPA from the coding sequence ATGTCCAGGGAGCAACGCGGGCCGAACGAAAAGCTCGGCGCCGTTCTCGCCCTCGCGGGAATCAGCAACGCAGGACTCGCTCGGCGCGTCAACGACCTTGGCGCTCAGCGGGGCCTGACTCTTCGCTACGACAAGACCTCGGTGGCGCGCTGGGTGTCGAAGGGCATGGTGCCGCAGGGCGCCGCGCCGCACCTCATCGCCGCCGCGATCGGCCAGAAGCTCGGCCGCCCCGTGCCGCTCCACGAGATCGGCCTGGCGGACGCGGACCCCGCACCCGAAGTGGGCCTCGCCTTCCCCCGTGACGTCGGACAGGCGGTGAAGTCGGCGACGGAGCTCTACCGTCTCGACCTCGCCGGCCGCCGCGCGGGATCCGGCGGCATCTGGCAGTCGCTCGCCGGATCGTTCGCGGTGAGCGCATACGCAACGCCCGCCTCACGGTGGCTGATAACCCCGGCCGACAGTTCGGTCGCGCGCGAGGTGAACCCTTCCGAGGGTTCCGGCGCACCGCTCAAAGTCGGCCACAGCGATGTGCAGAAGCTGCGGGAGGCCGCCGAGGACGCCAGGCGCTGGGACTCCAAGTACGGAGGCGGCGACTGGCGTTCGTCCATGGTGCCCGAGTGCTTACGGGTGGAGGCGGCACCGCTGCTGCTCGGCTCGTACTCGGACGAGGTGGGCCGGGCCCTGTTCGGCGCGAGTGCCGAGCTGACCCGTCTCGCCGGGTGGATGGCCTTCGACACCGGGCAGCAGGAGGCCGCGCAGCGGTACTACATCCAGGCGCTGCGGCTCGCCCGCGCGGCGGCCGACGTACCCCTCGGCGGGTACGTCCTCGCGTCGATGTCGCTCCAGGCGACCTACCGGGGCTTCGGCGACGAGGGCGTCGACCTCGCGCAGGCCGCGCTGGAACGCAACCGGGGGCTGGCCACGGCCCGCACCATGAGCTTCTTCCGTCTCGTCGAGGCACGCGCACACGCGCGCGCCAATGACGCGCAGGCGGCCGGCGCCGCCCTGAAGGCGGCGGAGGGCTGGCTGGAGCGCTCCCGGGAGGGCGACAACGACCCGTCCTGGCTCGGCTTCTACTCCTACGACCGCTTCGCCGCGGACGCCGCGGAGTGCTACCGGGACCTGAAGGCACCGCGCCAGGTACGGCGGTTCACCGAGCAGGCCCTGTCGAAGCCGACGGAGGAGTTCGTGCGCTCGCACGGGCTGCGGCTGGTGGTCTCCGCGGTCGCCGAGCTGGAGTCGGGCAACCTCGACGCGGCCTGCGAGCAGGGCGTACGGGCGGTGGAGGTCGCGGGGCGGATATCGTCCGCGCGCACCACGGAGTACGTGAAGGACCTGCTGCACCGCCTGGAGCCCTACGGCGACGAGCCGCGGGTCGTGGAGCTGCGGGAGCGGGCACGGCCGCTGCTCATGGCGCCGGCCTAG
- a CDS encoding asparagine synthase-related protein gives MRWLVGWSSTAAVAAGIGSAGATGGDGETVHPVGSQLLWGDPDPLWAVGDWRPDEVRVVKADAQNRIAVLGTCGASDEQLRLGLFAARGGALRHLTAWSGSYTAVVQVGRRLMVCGDLAGARPVFYTPWAGGTAYATAALPLADLIEANLDFGHLAALLAAPDVPAALHDSTPYDGVRRIPPGHALILRAGAREIAGYEPVASLAVAAPPADPDSAVDDVRDALVEAVRARLSAPRHVPDIDPGPVPGMGPAERRAARGMPVPGIGADLSGGPASATLALLAAGLPGMPGTVLGHGTGAGERLLAVTFNDLAVGGREAELERAGALAANPRLHHVVVAGGEETLPYADLDGPLTDEPGPSLVTAARHRARLASGSADHFTGYGARQVLDAHPARLADLLMDRKRRHLVRPVAALAKADGSVLVPARVYGAARKLARTPYRTGLESLADRLMERRFDEPGGAVGASLAALTWARPGPAARWLTGEALAEVSVRLQASTSRNGVGPGRRPGDHRARAALARYASDIRILEQAAEIRSQRLHTPFLDNQVVRACRALPEALRVQPGARAAILRTVLEGAGVADLPLGWGVPSHAPAAVAARTGLRVATDSLMNLFGTPLLAQAGLVEARVVRKALRAAAEGEPLPLDGLADLVSLELWLHRLLARRGTCWTGTPARQRAVPAGITPQRGALGAGAGGRRV, from the coding sequence ATGCGGTGGTTGGTGGGATGGAGCAGCACCGCCGCGGTGGCCGCCGGAATCGGCTCCGCCGGGGCGACCGGAGGCGACGGCGAGACCGTGCACCCGGTGGGGTCCCAACTCCTGTGGGGCGACCCCGATCCGCTGTGGGCGGTTGGCGACTGGCGCCCCGACGAGGTCCGCGTGGTGAAGGCCGACGCGCAGAACCGGATCGCCGTCCTCGGCACCTGCGGGGCGAGCGACGAACAGCTCCGCCTCGGCCTGTTCGCCGCGCGCGGAGGGGCACTTCGCCATCTGACGGCCTGGTCGGGCAGCTACACGGCCGTCGTCCAGGTCGGCCGCCGGCTCATGGTGTGCGGCGACCTGGCGGGCGCCCGGCCGGTGTTCTACACCCCTTGGGCGGGCGGTACGGCCTACGCGACCGCCGCGCTCCCGCTCGCCGACCTCATCGAGGCCAACCTCGACTTCGGACACCTCGCCGCCCTGCTGGCCGCCCCCGACGTACCGGCCGCCCTGCACGACTCCACCCCGTACGACGGCGTACGGCGCATCCCGCCGGGGCATGCGCTCATCCTGCGCGCCGGAGCACGCGAGATCGCCGGGTACGAGCCCGTCGCCTCGCTCGCGGTCGCGGCACCGCCGGCCGACCCGGACAGCGCGGTGGACGACGTCCGCGACGCCCTGGTGGAGGCGGTACGCGCGCGTCTGTCGGCGCCGCGCCACGTCCCCGACATCGACCCCGGCCCGGTGCCGGGGATGGGGCCGGCCGAGCGGCGGGCCGCGCGCGGGATGCCGGTTCCGGGCATCGGCGCCGACCTGTCCGGCGGCCCCGCGTCGGCCACCCTGGCACTGCTGGCCGCAGGCCTCCCGGGCATGCCGGGCACGGTGCTGGGCCACGGCACGGGCGCGGGCGAACGCCTCCTGGCGGTCACCTTCAACGACCTCGCGGTCGGCGGCCGGGAGGCGGAACTGGAACGGGCGGGCGCGCTCGCGGCCAACCCGCGCCTGCACCACGTGGTGGTGGCCGGCGGCGAGGAGACACTGCCGTACGCCGACCTGGACGGCCCGCTGACCGACGAGCCCGGCCCGAGCCTGGTGACGGCGGCCCGGCACCGCGCCCGCCTCGCGTCCGGCAGCGCCGACCACTTCACCGGCTACGGCGCCCGCCAGGTCCTGGACGCCCACCCGGCCCGTCTCGCCGACCTCCTGATGGACCGCAAACGACGCCACCTGGTGCGCCCGGTCGCGGCCCTGGCGAAGGCCGACGGCTCGGTGCTGGTCCCCGCGCGCGTGTACGGCGCGGCACGGAAGCTGGCCCGGACCCCGTACCGGACGGGACTGGAGTCGCTCGCCGACCGTCTGATGGAACGCCGCTTCGACGAGCCCGGAGGGGCCGTCGGGGCCTCTCTCGCCGCGCTCACCTGGGCCAGACCGGGCCCCGCGGCCCGCTGGCTGACCGGGGAGGCACTGGCTGAAGTATCGGTTCGCCTGCAAGCGTCGACGAGCCGCAACGGAGTGGGTCCGGGCCGGCGTCCCGGCGATCACCGCGCGCGTGCGGCCCTCGCCCGGTACGCCTCCGACATCCGGATCCTCGAACAGGCCGCCGAGATCCGCTCCCAGCGCCTGCACACGCCGTTCCTCGACAACCAGGTCGTCCGTGCCTGCCGGGCCCTGCCGGAGGCCCTGCGCGTGCAGCCCGGCGCCCGCGCGGCGATCCTGCGCACGGTCCTGGAGGGAGCCGGCGTCGCCGACCTCCCGCTCGGCTGGGGCGTCCCCTCCCACGCCCCGGCGGCGGTGGCGGCCCGCACCGGCCTGAGGGTGGCCACCGACTCCCTGATGAACCTCTTCGGCACCCCCCTCCTCGCCCAAGCGGGCCTGGTGGAGGCCCGAGTCGTCCGCAAGGCCCTCCGCGCGGCGGCCGAGGGCGAGCCCCTCCCCCTGGACGGCCTCGCCGACCTCGTCTCCCTCGAACTCTGGCTCCACCGGCTGCTGGCCCGCCGAGGCACCTGCTGGACGGGAACCCCGGCCCGGCAGCGCGCAGTACCGGCGGGGATCACACCGCAGCGGGGAGCGTTGGGGGCGGGGGCCGGCGGCCGGCGCGTGTAG
- a CDS encoding AfsR/SARP family transcriptional regulator — MRYRILGVTQAEDDQGTVIPVGGPRLRALLTALALRPGHLTTPDTLIDDVWAGTPPQDAPAALQALVARLRRTLGKDTVTSAPGGYRLTATRDDVDLFVFERLVHEGTTALAQDDPATAAHTLTTALALWRGQALADLPDRTAAASRPEALRLEATRTRMEADLRRGHAHNAVPELRELTATYPYDEPLHALLIRALRDTSRQADALAAYETARRALADGLGTDPGPRLRALHAELLSPASVDTSPEAPPGGNPEPPTPYRAHPERTGNLRPRLTSFVGRELELDAIRSELHRARLVTLTGPGGSGKTRLAEEAATGVPQAWLVELAPLDRPEAVPGAVVNALGLRHTVLLTNELSAQQDDPLALLIEYCAARSQLLILDNCEHVVGAAATLAETLLTRCPGLTILATSREPLGIPGESVRPVEPLLPDHAHRLFADRAAAVRPDAATALRAGREQEAVAEICRRLDGLPLAIELAAARLRLLTPRQIADRLDDRFRLLTSGSRTVLPRQQTLRAVVDWSWDLLDEPERTALREMSVFAGGWDLTAAEAVCTGPVAEVLGALVDKSLIVAAPYERDGSDGMRYRMLETIHEYAVERAAELPELRLAAERRHRAWVRALVEEADPLLRSAGQLPWIARLETELDNIRAALDRALTAGDEPGATAISLAMCWFWWLRNYRVEGAAWADRILRLCATLDAATADPSARPASDLDAFLADPEGQARHPRHTHRMNLRLQHLFLSIEFEPVEHWQDERWWPYIERVRAHFARGGPESARMPGMVWPLTQYILGDTVNTGPVMDAVLANCRVYGGDWEVGCILMFRTHMLVDAPGGLATVDDDLAELRTLSRRAGDRWMRAQVSSAAGETAMSRGHYEEAEAEFEEALRLAHEVGAYAETPFLIARLAEIAYRAGDREAALAALDEAGAAADRYRVADSRAFVLLMRARLALDDKDAARARELCEAARAQTESATLPPQFLVLLNIVDALTTTMESGPEQGLPRMADTLRLAVENRCADVITATLADAAAELLTRLGDPARAVRLLAASDHWRGDQPRRMPESESVERAEADARMALGAERFTAEYDRGRALTHDEVLDELAEAVHDLQPSAGPTPKP; from the coding sequence GTGCGGTACAGAATCCTGGGCGTCACCCAGGCCGAGGACGACCAGGGCACCGTCATACCCGTCGGCGGCCCGCGCCTGCGTGCCCTGCTCACCGCCCTGGCCCTGCGCCCGGGTCACCTCACCACCCCCGACACCCTGATCGACGATGTCTGGGCCGGCACCCCGCCCCAGGACGCTCCCGCCGCCCTCCAGGCCCTCGTCGCCCGCCTGCGCCGCACCCTCGGCAAGGACACCGTCACCTCGGCCCCCGGCGGCTACCGCCTCACCGCGACGAGGGACGACGTGGACCTCTTCGTCTTCGAACGCCTCGTCCACGAGGGCACGACGGCCCTCGCCCAGGACGACCCGGCCACCGCCGCCCACACCCTCACCACGGCCCTCGCCCTGTGGCGCGGCCAGGCCCTCGCCGACCTCCCCGACCGCACCGCCGCCGCCTCCCGCCCGGAAGCCCTGCGCCTGGAGGCGACCCGCACCCGCATGGAGGCGGACCTGCGCCGGGGCCACGCCCACAACGCCGTACCCGAACTGCGGGAACTGACCGCGACGTACCCGTACGACGAACCCCTGCACGCCCTGCTCATCCGCGCCCTGCGCGACACGTCCCGCCAGGCCGACGCCCTCGCCGCGTACGAGACGGCCCGCCGAGCCCTGGCCGACGGCCTCGGCACCGACCCGGGGCCCCGGCTCCGGGCCTTGCACGCCGAACTCCTGTCGCCGGCGTCCGTCGACACGTCCCCCGAGGCGCCCCCCGGGGGAAACCCCGAACCACCCACCCCTTACCGGGCCCACCCCGAACGCACCGGCAACCTCCGTCCGCGCCTTACCTCTTTCGTGGGCAGGGAACTCGAACTCGACGCCATCCGTTCCGAATTGCACAGGGCTCGACTGGTCACGCTCACCGGACCGGGCGGCTCCGGAAAGACCCGTCTCGCCGAGGAGGCCGCCACCGGCGTCCCCCAGGCATGGCTCGTCGAGCTCGCCCCGCTCGACCGGCCGGAGGCGGTGCCAGGCGCGGTGGTCAACGCACTCGGTCTGCGCCACACCGTGCTCCTGACCAACGAGCTGTCGGCCCAGCAGGACGACCCGCTCGCCCTGTTGATCGAGTACTGCGCGGCCCGCAGCCAACTCCTGATCCTTGACAACTGCGAACATGTCGTCGGCGCCGCGGCCACCCTCGCCGAGACCCTCCTCACCCGCTGCCCGGGCCTCACGATCCTCGCCACCAGCCGTGAACCCCTGGGCATCCCCGGTGAGTCGGTCCGCCCGGTCGAACCCCTGCTCCCCGACCACGCGCACCGCCTCTTCGCGGACCGCGCGGCGGCCGTCCGCCCCGACGCCGCCACCGCGCTGCGCGCCGGCCGCGAGCAGGAGGCCGTCGCGGAGATCTGCCGCCGCCTCGACGGCCTGCCGCTCGCCATCGAGCTGGCGGCGGCCCGGCTGCGGCTGCTCACACCCCGGCAGATCGCCGACCGCCTCGACGACCGCTTCCGCCTCCTCACCTCCGGAAGCCGTACGGTCCTGCCCCGCCAGCAGACCCTGCGCGCGGTGGTCGACTGGTCCTGGGATCTGCTGGACGAGCCCGAGCGCACGGCCCTGCGCGAGATGTCCGTCTTCGCGGGCGGCTGGGACCTCACGGCGGCCGAGGCCGTGTGCACCGGACCGGTCGCGGAGGTCCTCGGCGCCCTCGTCGACAAGTCCCTGATCGTGGCCGCCCCGTACGAGCGCGATGGCTCCGACGGCATGCGCTACCGCATGCTGGAGACCATCCACGAGTACGCCGTGGAGCGCGCCGCCGAGCTCCCCGAGCTGCGGCTCGCGGCCGAGCGCCGGCATCGCGCGTGGGTGCGCGCGCTCGTGGAGGAGGCCGACCCGCTGCTGCGCTCCGCCGGCCAGCTCCCGTGGATCGCCCGCCTGGAGACCGAGCTGGACAACATCCGCGCGGCCCTCGACCGCGCGCTGACAGCGGGCGACGAACCGGGCGCCACCGCCATCTCCCTCGCCATGTGCTGGTTCTGGTGGCTGCGCAACTACCGCGTGGAGGGCGCGGCCTGGGCCGACCGGATCCTGCGCCTGTGCGCCACCCTGGACGCGGCAACCGCGGACCCCAGTGCCCGTCCCGCGTCCGACCTGGACGCCTTCCTCGCGGACCCGGAGGGACAGGCCCGCCACCCACGGCACACGCACCGGATGAACCTCCGCCTGCAACACCTGTTCCTCTCCATCGAGTTCGAACCGGTGGAGCACTGGCAGGACGAGCGTTGGTGGCCGTACATCGAGCGGGTCCGTGCCCACTTCGCGCGCGGCGGCCCCGAATCGGCCCGCATGCCGGGCATGGTCTGGCCGCTGACCCAGTACATCCTGGGCGACACCGTGAACACGGGGCCGGTCATGGACGCCGTACTGGCCAACTGCCGTGTGTACGGCGGCGACTGGGAGGTCGGCTGCATCCTGATGTTCCGCACGCACATGCTCGTCGACGCGCCGGGCGGCCTGGCGACCGTCGACGACGACCTCGCGGAGCTGCGGACCCTCAGCCGCCGGGCCGGCGACCGCTGGATGCGGGCTCAGGTCTCCAGCGCGGCCGGCGAGACGGCCATGTCACGCGGCCACTACGAGGAGGCCGAGGCCGAGTTCGAGGAGGCGCTGCGCCTCGCCCACGAGGTGGGCGCGTACGCCGAGACGCCGTTCCTCATCGCCCGGCTCGCGGAGATCGCCTACCGCGCGGGTGACCGTGAGGCCGCGCTGGCGGCGCTGGACGAGGCGGGCGCGGCGGCCGACCGGTACCGGGTGGCGGACTCACGGGCGTTCGTGCTGCTGATGCGGGCCCGGCTGGCGCTGGACGACAAGGACGCCGCACGCGCGCGTGAGCTGTGCGAGGCGGCCCGCGCGCAGACCGAGAGCGCCACGCTGCCGCCCCAGTTCCTGGTGCTGCTGAACATCGTCGACGCCCTGACGACGACGATGGAGTCGGGCCCGGAGCAGGGGCTGCCGCGCATGGCCGACACCCTGCGCCTGGCCGTGGAGAACCGCTGTGCCGACGTGATCACGGCGACCCTCGCGGACGCCGCGGCGGAACTGCTGACCCGGCTCGGCGACCCGGCGCGCGCGGTCCGTCTGCTCGCCGCCTCGGACCACTGGCGCGGCGACCAACCGCGCCGGATGCCGGAGAGCGAGTCCGTGGAGCGGGCGGAGGCCGACGCCCGGATGGCCCTGGGCGCCGAGCGGTTCACGGCCGAGTACGACCGGGGCCGGGCCCTCACCCACGACGAGGTCCTGGACGAGCTCGCCGAGGCCGTACATGACCTTCAGCCGTCCGCCGGGCCGACGCCGAAGCCGTAG
- a CDS encoding sigma-70 family RNA polymerase sigma factor: MSVDGWDESRGDGESSTPQVPSQGGPADVPPGGVPAQRDRRQDGVLPPSLELPPSDADLIGRMRSGDDSAYEELYRRHAEAVRRYARTCCRDAHTADDLTAEVFARMLQAVRGGSGPEHAVRAYLLTSIRRAAADWTRSARREQLVDDFAVFATQSSAVAVASAEDTLDLGADVRAMHEAEQSMAMQAFRSLPERWQAVLWHTEVEDESPSEVATLFGLDANGTRVLASRAREGLKQAYLQAHVSASLAGDEECSRYADRLGAYARGSLRTRAERGLRKHLEECAKCRLAAGQIKEVASGIPAVVPVAVIGWFGVAGYAKAAGLIAGGAGAGAAGAAGAAAAASGGSSSGAGAGAAGGAGAASGGSSGGAGGGAAASEGLGAPLKAGIAAGVVAVGVAAAIVLALAGNDKPARHNDAKQPPVPSPVVEETPTPKPPKQEPAPRPPETAPAAEPEAAPRPTPTPTPTRSPSPAPTPKPTPTPTPTPTRTPTPTPTPTPTPPPAPADYQWSELSYDLAGDGSEPEMRLYESSWVWQRGGVSIGGEQYAHGVTVHGRSSVTIDLNRQCAAYKALVGVDDMNLGLGRFSFSVYADGVRLWQSPVVKAGDAAMPVQVNLTGRETVRLVVEPRGTVDNLLLADWAESKFSCR; encoded by the coding sequence ATGAGCGTTGACGGGTGGGACGAGTCACGCGGTGACGGGGAGTCCTCGACTCCCCAGGTGCCGAGCCAGGGCGGACCCGCCGACGTGCCACCGGGCGGCGTCCCGGCCCAGCGCGACCGGCGCCAGGACGGCGTGCTGCCACCGTCGCTCGAGCTGCCGCCGTCCGACGCCGACCTGATCGGCCGGATGCGCTCCGGCGACGACAGCGCCTACGAGGAGCTGTACCGGCGTCACGCGGAGGCGGTGCGCCGGTACGCCCGCACCTGCTGCCGTGACGCCCACACCGCGGACGACCTCACCGCCGAGGTCTTCGCCCGCATGCTCCAGGCGGTACGCGGCGGTTCCGGGCCCGAGCACGCCGTACGCGCCTATCTGCTCACCTCGATCCGGCGGGCCGCCGCGGACTGGACGAGGTCGGCGCGGCGCGAGCAGCTCGTCGACGACTTCGCGGTGTTCGCCACCCAGTCCTCGGCGGTGGCCGTGGCGTCCGCCGAGGACACCCTGGACCTCGGCGCGGATGTGCGCGCGATGCACGAGGCCGAGCAGTCGATGGCCATGCAGGCCTTCCGGTCGCTGCCGGAGCGCTGGCAGGCCGTGCTGTGGCACACCGAGGTCGAGGACGAGTCGCCGAGCGAGGTCGCCACGCTCTTCGGGCTCGACGCCAACGGCACGCGCGTGCTCGCCAGCCGCGCCCGCGAGGGACTCAAGCAGGCCTACCTCCAGGCCCATGTCAGCGCCAGCCTCGCCGGCGACGAGGAGTGCTCCCGCTACGCCGACCGGCTCGGCGCCTACGCCCGCGGCAGCCTGCGCACCCGTGCCGAGCGGGGGCTGCGCAAGCACCTGGAGGAGTGCGCCAAGTGCCGGCTGGCCGCCGGTCAGATCAAGGAAGTCGCCAGCGGTATCCCGGCCGTCGTGCCGGTCGCGGTCATCGGCTGGTTCGGCGTCGCCGGGTACGCCAAGGCGGCCGGGCTCATCGCCGGCGGCGCCGGGGCGGGTGCGGCCGGTGCCGCGGGAGCGGCCGCCGCGGCGAGCGGCGGTTCGTCGAGCGGTGCGGGTGCAGGTGCGGCCGGCGGGGCCGGGGCCGCGAGCGGGGGTTCGTCCGGTGGGGCCGGGGGCGGTGCGGCGGCCTCCGAAGGGCTGGGCGCGCCGCTGAAGGCCGGGATCGCCGCCGGTGTGGTGGCGGTGGGCGTCGCGGCGGCGATCGTGCTCGCGCTGGCCGGCAACGACAAGCCGGCCCGGCACAACGACGCCAAGCAGCCCCCCGTCCCCTCCCCCGTCGTCGAGGAGACGCCGACCCCGAAGCCGCCGAAGCAGGAGCCCGCACCGCGGCCCCCGGAGACCGCCCCGGCCGCAGAGCCCGAGGCGGCCCCGAGACCGACACCGACCCCCACCCCGACGCGCTCGCCCAGTCCTGCGCCCACGCCGAAGCCGACTCCCACTCCCACGCCGACACCGACTCGGACCCCGACGCCGACACCCACGCCCACCCCGACGCCACCGCCGGCCCCGGCCGACTACCAGTGGAGCGAGCTGTCGTACGACCTCGCCGGTGACGGCAGCGAGCCCGAGATGCGGCTGTACGAGAGCAGCTGGGTGTGGCAGCGCGGCGGCGTGTCGATCGGCGGCGAGCAGTACGCGCACGGCGTCACCGTGCACGGCCGGTCCTCCGTCACCATCGACCTCAACCGGCAGTGCGCCGCGTACAAGGCACTGGTCGGCGTCGACGACATGAACCTCGGCCTCGGCAGGTTCTCCTTCTCGGTGTACGCCGACGGCGTGCGCCTGTGGCAGTCCCCTGTCGTCAAGGCCGGGGACGCGGCGATGCCCGTACAGGTGAACCTCACCGGGCGCGAGACCGTCCGGCTGGTCGTCGAGCCGCGCGGCACCGTCGACAACCTGCTGCTCGCGGACTGGGCCGAGTCGAAGTTCAGCTGCCGGTAG
- a CDS encoding TetR/AcrR family transcriptional regulator, protein MHVQDSRWSSATAITHGGGAVGGTLSAAASNGRGDGPRSAPLRVDAQRNLEHVLRAAREVFGELGYGAPMEDVARRARVGVGTVYRRFPSKDVLVRRIAEEETSRLTDQARAALGQEDEPWSALSRFLRTSVASGAGRLLPPQVLRVGVAEDGTGLDEARVPQQRMQPGAGELRLVPEQPAVSADPADDAGAAALLDVVGQLVERARAAGELRADVSVSDVLLVIATAAPSLPDAAQQAAASARLLDILLEGLRSRPQA, encoded by the coding sequence ATGCATGTTCAGGATTCTCGTTGGTCTTCCGCGACCGCCATCACCCACGGCGGCGGAGCGGTGGGCGGCACGTTGAGCGCGGCGGCGAGCAACGGACGCGGGGACGGCCCGCGTTCGGCGCCGCTGCGCGTGGACGCACAGCGCAATCTGGAGCACGTACTGCGTGCGGCGCGTGAGGTCTTCGGCGAGCTGGGATACGGCGCGCCGATGGAGGACGTGGCGCGGCGCGCGAGGGTCGGCGTCGGGACGGTGTACCGGCGCTTCCCGAGCAAGGACGTCCTGGTGCGGCGGATAGCCGAGGAGGAGACCTCCCGGCTGACCGACCAGGCGCGTGCCGCGCTCGGCCAGGAGGACGAGCCGTGGTCGGCGCTGTCGCGCTTCCTTCGCACGTCGGTGGCCTCGGGCGCGGGCCGGCTGCTGCCGCCGCAGGTGCTGCGGGTCGGCGTCGCCGAGGACGGCACGGGGCTCGACGAGGCGCGGGTGCCGCAGCAGCGGATGCAGCCGGGCGCCGGTGAGCTGCGGCTCGTGCCCGAGCAGCCGGCGGTCTCGGCCGACCCGGCGGACGACGCGGGTGCGGCGGCTCTGCTCGACGTGGTGGGCCAGCTCGTGGAGCGGGCGCGCGCGGCGGGTGAGCTGCGGGCCGACGTCTCGGTGTCGGACGTACTGCTGGTGATCGCGACGGCGGCGCCCTCGCTGCCCGACGCGGCGCAGCAGGCGGCGGCCTCGGCGCGGTTGCTGGACATCCTGCTGGAGGGTCTGCGGTCGCGGCCCCAGGCGTGA
- a CDS encoding NAD(P)/FAD-dependent oxidoreductase, which translates to MVKERARILVVGGGYVGMYTALRLQRRLKPELGRGEAEITVVTPDPYMTYQPFLPEAAAGSISPRHVVVPLRRVLPECRIIIGEATAIDHAKRTATLTTLATEEEGTGTEQLSYDELVLAPGSVSRTLPIPGLADHAIGFKTVEEAIGLRNHVIEQMDIASSTRDPEIRDAALTFVFVGGGYAGVEALGELEDMARYAARYYHNVRPEDMKWILVEASDRILPEVGEDMGRYTVTELRRRNIDVRLHTRLESCADRVAVLSDGARFPTRTVVWTAGVKPHPVLAASDLPLNARGRLKCTPELTVDGTTHAWAAGDAAAVPDVTAAEPGTDCAPNAQHAVRQAKVLGDNIVHTLRGEPLETYAHKYAGSVASLGFHKGVAQVYGRKLKGYPAWFMHRVYHLSRVPTFNRKARVLAEWTLSGLFKREIVSLGSLEHPRAEFELAAGGKHPHNPGDDTKGSS; encoded by the coding sequence ATGGTGAAGGAACGTGCGCGCATTCTCGTTGTCGGCGGCGGCTACGTCGGGATGTACACGGCCCTGCGTCTCCAGCGGAGGCTGAAACCGGAACTCGGTCGGGGTGAAGCCGAGATCACCGTGGTCACTCCCGACCCGTACATGACCTATCAGCCGTTCCTGCCCGAAGCGGCGGCCGGCTCGATCTCGCCCCGCCATGTGGTCGTACCGCTGCGCCGCGTCCTGCCCGAGTGCCGGATCATCATCGGCGAGGCCACCGCCATCGACCACGCCAAGCGCACCGCCACCCTCACCACCCTCGCCACCGAGGAGGAGGGCACGGGCACCGAACAGCTGTCGTACGACGAACTCGTCCTCGCCCCCGGCTCCGTCTCGCGCACCCTGCCCATCCCCGGCCTCGCCGACCACGCCATCGGCTTCAAGACCGTCGAAGAGGCCATCGGCCTGCGCAACCACGTCATCGAGCAGATGGACATCGCCTCCTCCACCCGCGACCCCGAGATCCGCGACGCGGCCCTCACCTTCGTCTTCGTCGGCGGCGGCTACGCCGGTGTCGAAGCGCTCGGCGAACTGGAGGACATGGCCCGCTACGCCGCGCGCTACTACCACAACGTCCGGCCCGAGGACATGAAGTGGATCCTGGTCGAGGCCTCCGACCGGATCCTGCCCGAGGTCGGCGAGGACATGGGCCGCTACACCGTCACCGAACTGCGCCGCCGCAACATCGACGTACGCCTGCACACCCGCCTGGAGTCCTGCGCCGACCGTGTCGCCGTCCTCAGCGACGGGGCCCGCTTCCCCACTCGCACGGTCGTGTGGACGGCCGGCGTCAAACCCCACCCGGTCCTCGCGGCGAGCGACCTGCCACTCAATGCGCGCGGCAGGCTGAAATGCACCCCCGAGCTGACCGTCGACGGCACCACGCACGCGTGGGCCGCGGGCGACGCCGCCGCCGTCCCCGACGTCACGGCCGCCGAGCCCGGCACGGACTGCGCCCCGAACGCCCAGCACGCCGTGCGCCAGGCGAAGGTCCTCGGCGACAACATCGTCCACACCCTGCGCGGCGAACCCCTGGAGACGTACGCGCACAAGTACGCGGGCTCCGTCGCCTCCCTCGGCTTCCACAAGGGCGTCGCCCAGGTCTACGGCCGCAAGCTGAAGGGCTACCCTGCCTGGTTCATGCACCGCGTCTACCACCTGAGCAGGGTGCCGACCTTCAACCGCAAGGCCCGCGTCCTGGCCGAATGGACACTTTCGGGTCTGTTCAAGAGGGAGATCGTCTCCCTCGGTTCGCTCGAACATCCCCGAGCGGAGTTCGAACTCGCGGCCGGTGGAAAGCATCCACACAACCCGGGAGACGACACGAAGGGGTCGTCCTGA